tttctgaacctTGCCTACTCTTAACTCTGTACCTTACAGTGCTTTATTTATCACCTGTTTCACAACACCCTCAATACGCATACTAGAAAAGAGGGCAGTGATATTATCTGTCTTGCTCACATTTGTATTCATATCTCTTATAGTTCTCATATGTATCTCATACAGTTCTTAGTATCTAATaactgctcagtaaatatttgttaaaagttgaataaatgaaaacatttttattattcagaGAATTTTTTGTCTCATACTGCCTGGTTCTGGATTGTGTtgtgtttttctctgtgtgtatgtcatAAGATTACAAAATCATGAGATAAGTTTCTGTGGTTCATAAACTGgctctgaatatatatatatatatatatatatatatacccagaaaattacatttttacagAATGGACAGATGTAAAATGCAGtctgtaaaaaataattttccagaaaCTAGTCATTTGCCCTATTAACATGCTGAGAATTCTAATCTATTTAATGATAGAATAAATTTCTGACTTTGTATACTTTTTACAATACACtgaagcacaataaaagacaAGTTCTAAAAATATCACTGAAGACTTCTGCACTTAacgttttgaaaattttattccaGGGGGCagtcccaagatggcagaagaatagggtggggagaccactttctcccctacaaattcatcaaaagatcatttgaatgttgagcaatgtccacaaaacaacttctagaCGCTAGCAGAGGATGCTGGTGGAGGACACctggcacccagaaaggcagcccaatctcttcaaaaggaggtgaagtgaaagtgaaattgctcagtcaagtctgactctgtgaccccatggactgtagcctaccaggctcctccatccatgggaatttccaagcaagagtactggagtgggttgacatttccttctccaggaggtcttccccatccagagattgaacatgggtctccctcattgtaggcagatgctttaccatctgagccaccagggaagtctcaaaaggAGGTAGGATAAAATATAAGAGATGAAAACTGAGAGAAAACATTTAGGGATGAAGGCCCATCCTGGGGAGAGAgttgtgaagaaggaaaagtttCCACAcaataggaaaccctctcacaggtgtgtctgtgaggagctttggaatctcagaaggcaatataagtggggggggggggggcggggtgggaaaTAACAGAATACACACCAAACTGCAACtgccagtggagaagtagcctGGATACTGTGCGTCTGCCAGCAGCAAGTGGAGCTGGGCAAGGAGGTGCAGGCTGCATCATCGGTCcctagggtaaggactgggcttGAATGCCTTGAGGGCAATCTAAGGGAGCTAAAGTGCCATAgcaactccccccccccccaaaaaaaaagacctttcccGCGAAAGACTCTAATCCTGCATGGTGACCCCTGGAGCCGTCACAGAACAAAAGATTGTGCCCCTAacgaataccaaaggagagcaagATGGCTGCCATTTAGGGCCCTACctccctggaggcagagaggcatgTGTatgacagccagagctggaaggcaaggagTGGCTGCAATATTGGCCCCAGAGATCACATCTTCCAGCAAACTGAGCAGGCTGCCAGTTGCTTACCACATCTTCTTGGGATCTTGGGTGGTTCACATCTGCCAGTAGTGTCACAGCCTGAGATaagctccccagaggagatacACGTCAAACCTGGGACTGTGCCCTTACAGCACATACGGGAAACCAAGCAGCCGGGATCATGGAGGTGCATAATATGcatggcccacctgggacagtccACTTGCCAAGCACCCAGTCACTTGAgcagcttggacctgggaagggcacaaaacacacagCCCATGTGGGTCTGTGACCTTGCAGAACACCTGAGAATCTGagaggcttagacctgggaagagCTCAAAATGCAGGGCTCACCTGGGACAGTGCCCTTGCAGAGCACTCTGGAGGCTAAGCAGTGTGGACCTGGAAAGTACACATCACCGTGGGCtgtggcaaacccagtgtggtccatccaCCCACTgtaagcactccccacacatgccagtggtaTCTGTTTGCAGTGTCCGTCCCTCTCCACAGCACAGTCAGACAAGTGAGCCTTTGCCCACTCGTGTCAGgacagaaattagacactgaagagacgtgcaaacagaggaaggcaaaataaacaaaggggGAACCGCCCCAggagtgacaggtgcaacagaatGAAACCCTGCAATTATTGCTGAGACTGTGTATTTGAGGAGTAGCTATAGACCTTGAGACTAAGTACAAGCCAGAAGAAGGGACTATCTGACACACAACTGACCCcatactgcccacaacagctcctgAAAAACAACTAggcatatttttactattatcacttcttaaaatttgaaaaattttagttCTTTATGACTCTTgcctttcatttttatagcctactattacctttcaaaaaaaaaaaaaccctatcttTAAcaacaaattccatatatattttaatttttgtgatcgattttgttttgcatttttatattgtatttgtcAGAGTCTAACCTCTGTtctaggtttttaatctttgcttttttatatttgtaatcaattttgtacctttaagaatctaatcttcagtatccattttcacgtAGGGAttagattactggcttgattgctctcttccCCTCTTGacactcccttttctcctccaagtgacctctatctccttcctccttcttctcttcttcatATAACTCTGTCAGTCTCTCTGGGTATGGAGAGTTGTTGGCTGTGGAGTTGGCTGCTGATGGCTCCACAGTTCCTGGCTGTGGAGAGTTGTTTCACCATCAGCCTAAGGGTTTCATCTTCTGTGCTATATGGATAGAGAAGTATTTAGGCTACTGTAAGAGAAGGACTGAAACCCAGAGTCAGGAGGCTTAACTCCAGAACTTTAGAACATCatagaactcctgattccagggaacactGATAGACAAGAGCTAACCCAaaagtctccatacctacactgaaactaagCTCCACTGAAGAGTCAACAAGTTCCAGTGCAAGACacaccatgctaattctccagcaaaacaaGAACACAACCTTAAACATTAAAAGAtgggctgcccaaagccatgccaagcccatagacaccccaaaactcactaccAGACACCTCATTGCAGTCTAGAGAGAAGatatccagctctacccaccagaacacagacacaagttccacaaaccaggaaaccttgacaagccactggcccaaccccacccacagggaacAGAATCCACAATTAAGAGGAACAACAACCTGCTGGCCTGAAGAAATGGCACCctaaacacagcaatctaaacaaaatgaaaaggcagagaaatattcagcaggtgaaggaacatgattttaaaaaaaccaccaaaccaaacaaaagaagagatagggagtctacctgaaaaacatttcggaataataatagtaaagatgatccaaaattttgaaaataaaatggagttacagataaatagagtagagacaaggattgaaaagatgcaagaaatgtttaacaaggacctagaagaaataaagaagagtcgatcaataatgaacaatgtaataactgagattaaaagcactctggagggaaccaacagtagaatgactgaggcagaagagaggataatgaggtggaagatagaatggtggaaataaatgaagcagagaggaaaaaagaaaaaagaattaaatgaggacaacttcagagactctgggcttccctggtggctcagaggttaaagcgtctgcctgcaatgcgggagacctgagtttgatccctgggtcgggaagatcccctggagaaggaaatggcaacccactccagtattctcgcctggagaatcccatggacggaggagcctggcgagctacagtccatggggtcgcaaagagtcggacacgactgagcaacttcactttcactttcagagactCTGGGACAGGGTTAatcaccccaacattcgaatcataggtgTCCcataagaagacaaaaagaaagggaattagaaaatacttgaggagataatagttgcaaactttcctaaaatgggaaggaaatagtcactcaactccaagaaacccagagtcccaaaAAGGttaacccaaggcaaaacaccccaagacacatattaatcaaactaaaaaaaatattaaaaacatagaGCAAATActaaaagcagaaaaggaaaagcaacaaataacactcAAGGGGATCCCCGTAAGGATAACAGctatctttcaatagaaaccctTCAGGCCAgaagaatcaaataaataaaattagaaatgaagatggagatatcacaacagacaacatggaaatacaaaagatcataagagactacaatgagcagttatatgccaataaaatggacaacttggaagaaatggatgaattcttagaaaagtataaccttccaaaattgaaacaggaagaaatagaatatcttaacagacacatcacaagcatggaaattgaaaatgtaatcaaaaatcttccaacaaacaaaagccaaggaccagatggcttcacagctgaattctaccaaacatttagagaagagctaacacctatcctactcaaactattccaaaaaattgcagaggaaggtaaactcccaaactctttctatgagaccaccatcaccctaataccaaaaccagacaaagatgccacaaaaaagaaaactacaggccaatatcactgatgaacatagatgcaaaaatcttcaacaaatttCTAGCAAACAGAGTCCAACAACATATGAGAAAGATCATACATTTgagcaagtgggctttatcccagggttgcaaggattcttcaaaagtcacaaatcaatcaatgtgatacaccacattaacaagttgAAAGACAAAACCATAAGATTAccttaatagatgcagagaaatcctttgacaaaattcaacacccatttatgattaaaaaaaaaaaaaaaacctcttcagaaagcaggcacagaaggaacataacacaataaaagccatattcaaacaaacccacagcaaatattatcctcaatggtgaaaaactgaaaacatttcctctaaaatcaggaacaaggcaagggtgcccactctcaccactaatattcaacatagttttggaagttttagcccacagcaatcaaagaaaagaaataaaaggattccatactggaaaagaagaagtacaattcacactgtttgcagatgacatgatcctctacatagaaaaccctaaagactccaccagaaaattattagagctaatcaatgaatgataggatattgaaagggGAACTTCCTGggtcggtagatgcccaatatgctactggagatcagtggagaaataaatccagaaagaatgtaggggtggagccaaagcaaaagcaacacccagttgtggatgttactggtgatagaaccaaggtccaatgctgtaaagagcaatattgcataggaacctggaatgtcaggtccatgaatcaaggcaaattggaagtggccaaataggagatggcaagagtgaatgtcgacattctaggaatcactgaatgtgtgaatttaactcaaatgaccattatatccactactgtgggcaagaatcccttagaagaaatggggaagacatcatggtcaacaaaagagtccaaaatgcagtacttggatgcaatctcaaaaacgacagaatgatctccgttcgtttccaaggcaaaccattccatattacggtaatccaagcctatggcccaaccagtaacgctgaagaagctgaagttgaatggttctatgaagacctacaagaccttctagaactaataccaaaaaaaaaaaagatgtctttttcattataggggactggaatgcaaaagtaggaagtcaagaaacacctggagtaacaggcaaatttggccttggaatgtggaatgaagcagggcaaaggctaatagagttttgccaagaaaatgccctggtcatagcaaacaccctcttccaacaacacaacagaagactctacacgtggacatcaccagatggtcaacactgaaatcagattgattatattctttgcagccaaagatggagaagctctacacagtcaacaaaaacaagaccaggagctgactgtggctcagatcatgaactccttattaccaaattcagactcaaattgaagaaagtgggggaaaccactagaccattcaggtatgacctaaatcaaatcccttatgattatacagtgaaagtgagaaatagatttaagggactagatctgatagacagagtgcctgatggactatggaatgaggttcgtgacattgtacagcagacagggatcaagaacatccccatggaaaagaaatgcaataaagcaaaatggctgtctgtggaggccttagcTCCGCAGgacagctgtaaaaagaagagaagctaaaagcaaaggaggaaaggaaagatataagcatctgaatacagagttccaaagtatagcaggagagataagaaagccttcctcagtgatcaatgaaaaaaagtagaggaaaacaatagaatggaaagaatggcgatctcttcaagaaaattagagataccaagggaacatttcatgcaaagatgggtttgataaaggacagaaatggtatggacaacagaagcagaagatattaagaagaggtggcaagaatgtacAGAAGAACGAaacaaacaagatcttcatgacccagataaccacgatggtgtgatcattcagccagagccagacatcctgggatgcgaagtcaagtgggccttaggaagcatcactacaaacaaacctagtggaggtgatggaattccagttgagctatttcaaatcctgaaagatgatgctgtgaaagtgctacactcaatatgccaacaaatttggaaaactcagcagtggccacaggactgggaaaggtcagttttcattctaatcccaaagaaaggcaatgtcaaagaatgctgaaactaccgcacaattgcactcatctcacatgctagtaaagtaatgctcaaaattctccaagccaggcttcagcaatacgtgaatcatgaactccctgatgttcaagctggttttagaaaagacagaggaaccagagatcaaattgccaacatccattggatcattgaaaaagcaagagagttccagaaaaacatctatttctgctttattgactatgccaaagcctttgcctgtgtggatcacaataaactgtggagaattctgaaaaagatgcgaataccagaccatctgacctgcctcttgagaaacctatatgcaagtcaggaagcaacagttagaactggacatggaacaacagactggttccaaataggaaaaggagtatgtcaaggctgtatattgtcaccctgcttatttaacttctatgcagagtacatcatgagaaacgctgggctggaagaggcacaagctgcaatcaagactgccgggagaaatatcaataacctcagatatggcatcatcgactcgatggacatgaatttgagtgaactccaggagttggtgatggacagggtggcctggtgtgctgtgattcatgggtttgcaaagagttgaaaacgactgagttactgaactgaactgaactgaatcaatgaatagagtaaagctgcaggatataaaattaagacACTGAAATTCCTCGCATTTCTATAcacaaacaatgagaaaatataaagagaaattaaggaaacaatcacattcaccattacaatgaaaagaataaaatgcttatgaataaatttacctaaagaaacaaaagatctatatacAGGAAActctaaaacactgatgaaagaaattaaagatgaccaaatagatggagaaatataccatgatcgttgattggaagaatcaatttagtgaaaatgagtatactacccaaagcaatctatagattcagcacaacccctatcaagctaccaacagtatttttcagaactagaacaaataatttcacaatttgtatggaaacacacacaaaaaactcgaatagccaaagcaatcttgagaaagaagaatggaattggaggaatcaacctgtctgacttcagactatactacaaagctacagtcaccaagacaatatggtactggcactaagacagaaatagaaatcaacggaacaaaatagaaagccaagagataaacccatgcatctctggacaccttatctttgacaaaggaggcaagaatacacaatggagaagagacaatccctttaacaagtgttgctgggaaaactggtcaaccacttgtaaaagaatgaaactagaacagtttctaacaccatacacaaaaataaactaaaaatggattaaatgtctAAATGTcagagcagaaactataaaactcctagaggaaaacataggcagaacactctctgacataaatcacagcaggatcctctgtgacccacctcccagagtaatggaaatgaaaacaaaaataaacaaactggaccttattaaacttaaaagcttttgcaaaacgaagggaactataagcaaggtgaaaaggcagccttcagaatgggaaaaaataatagcaactgaaacaactgacaaagaattaatctcaaaaatgtacaagcagctcatgtagctcaatgccagaaaaatgaacaaaccaatcaaaaagtgggccaaagaactaaacagacatttctccaaagaagacatacagatggctaacaaacacatgaaaagatgctcaacatcactcattatcagagaaatgcaagtcaaaaccacaatgaagggTCCCATATTGAACTTGAGTTGGAAGAGGTGAGTCTGGTCTTAAAATGGAGGGTCATGATACCAAGGAACTAGAGCAGTTGAGAAAGCTGTTTATTGGTGGTCTGAGCTTTGAAACTACAGATAATAGCTTAAGAGAATATTTTGAGAAATGGGGCACACTTACAGATTGTGTGGTGATAACAGATCCCCAAACAAAACGTTCCAGGGGCTTTGGTTTTGTGACTTGCTCTTGTGTTGAAGAATTGGATGCAGCAATGTGTGCTCGACCACACAAGGTTGATGGGCGTGTAGTGGAACCAAAAAGAGCTGTTTCTAGAGAGGATTCTGTAAAGCCTGGTGCCCATCTAACAGTGAAGAAAATTTTTGTTGGTAGTATTAAAGAAGATACAGAAGAATATAATTTGAGAGACTACTTTGAAAAGTATGGCAAGATTGAAACATGGAAGTTATGGGAGACAGGCAGAGTGGGAAAAAGAGGATTTGCTTTTGTAACTTTTGATGATCATGATACAGTTGATAAAACTGTTGTTCAGAAATACCACACTATTAATGGGCATAATTGTGAAGTGAAAAAGGCCCTTTCTAAACAAGAGATGCAGTCTGCTGGATCACAAAGAGGTCGTGGAGGTGGATCTGGCAACTTGATGGGTCATGGAGGAAACTTTGGAGGTGGTGGAGGTAACTT
This Budorcas taxicolor isolate Tak-1 chromosome X, Takin1.1, whole genome shotgun sequence DNA region includes the following protein-coding sequences:
- the LOC128070065 gene encoding heterogeneous nuclear ribonucleoprotein A3-like, producing MEGHDTKELEQLRKLFIGGLSFETTDNSLREYFEKWGTLTDCVVITDPQTKRSRGFGFVTCSCVEELDAAMCARPHKVDGRVVEPKRAVSREDSVKPGAHLTVKKIFVGSIKEDTEEYNLRDYFEKYGKIETWKLWETGRVGKRGFAFVTFDDHDTVDKTVVQKYHTINGHNCEVKKALSKQEMQSAGSQRGRGGGSGNLMGHGGNFGGGGGNFGRGGNFGGRGGYGGGGGGSRGSYGGGDGGYNGFGGDGGNYGGGPGYSSRGGYGGGGPGGYGNQGGGYCGSGGGYDGYNEGGNFGGHYGGGGNYNDSGNYSGQQQSNYGPMKGGSFGGRSSGSPYGGGYGSGGGSGGYGSRRV